GTATCTGCAACAATGTGCCCGCTATCGGAAGCAACACGGTACCCCGCTGGTGGATACGCTGGATGTCCACTGGTACCCGCAGGGCAGCATCAACGGCCAGGGAATCTACACCGGCAAAGGCAAAGACCCCCGATTGGCCGAGCTGCGCATCCGCAGCGTCCGGGAATGGTGGGATCGCTCGCACGTCTCGGAATCGTGGATTGCGGATACCCAAGGCGGCGAACCGGTTGCGCTCATTCCTCGCTTGCGACAGTGGATCGCCGAGAACAATCCCGGCATGGAACTGGCCATTGGCGAATACAACTTCGGCGGCAGCGACCAGATTAGCGGCGCAATCGCCCAGGCCGAGGCATTCGGCGTCATGGCCCGCGAACGGGTCGATCTTGCCTTTCTCTGGACCAAGCCCGAGGGAAGCCAAGCCGCTGTCTGGAAGTTATTCCGCAATGCCGACGGCAAGGGGTTGCGATTCGGCGATCGCTGGCTGCCCTGCACCAGTTCGCACCCACAACTGGCGATTTACGCCGCCCGCGCATCCATGAGCGGTCAACTGACCGTGGTATTGGTCAATCGCTCACTCACGCAACCATGCCAAGCGACACTGCCGGAGTTTCCCGAGTATCGCTTCGCGCAGGCCTTCCAGATTGGCGAATCCGCTCCCGATCGGGTGATTGCGGCCCCCGACCTCGCCGCCACGCAGCCCAGAACACTTCCCCCCGCATCGGTGACATTGATTGCATTCACGCCGAAGCCGAAATGACGCAACCGCTTGCGGGATGGGATGTTCGGGACGGCCCGTGAAGAATTCGCATGGTCGTCCCCCGCTCCCGACTCGCCCGGATTCGCTTCGGGAATACAATCATTCGCATGGATGCCAGGCAATGGTCGGGAGGAGTACGGCAGCGATGATTCGGATTTATCGATGGGATCAAGCGTCGGGGTGTGGCCGGTTTTTGCAGCTCAGCGAACTACCCACCACCATTCAGGAAGCCTGCGCGGAGCAAGTCGTTTGGTGGATCGATCTGGAAAATCCCACCACCGAGGAAGAAGCCCGAATCTATCGGGAATTTCTCCCCATTCACCCGCTGACGATTGAGGACATCACCCGCATCCGCCGATTGCCCGACGATGGGCAGCCGCACTTGCCCAAAGTCGAAGAATTTCGGGATTATCTGTTCGTCATCACCAATCCGATTCCGCTGGGCAGTACGGTGGATGCCCTCGAACAGCCGATGCAGCCCACGCAGCTCAGTGCCGTCCTCACCCGGCATGTGCTGATTACCCATCATTACATGCCGTTAGAAGCGATCACGTCTGTGGTGCGCTATCTGGAACGGCACGATGAGCAGGGCGAACGGGGGCCGGATTATCTGTTCCACCTCATTTTGGATGTGCAAGTCGATGGCTATGCCCCGTTATTGGATCGCATTGTGGATGAGCTAGAAACCATCGAAGAAAGCATTTACGAACGAACCATGGCATCGCTTCTGAATCGATTGCTGCAAGTCAAGCGGCGAATTCTGGGCTTGCGAAAGACACTGATTCTGGAGCGGGAAGTGCTGGCGCGGCTGAATCGCGGCGAATTCCAACTCGTCGATGCCCGCGAAGTCGTCTACTACCGCAACGTCTACGATCATCTCGTGCGCTACACCGAACTGATTGAATCCGGCCGCGAAATGGTCACCGATCTGATGCAATCGCACATGACGGCGATTTCCAACCGGCTGAACGAAATCATGAAAGTGCTGGCGATGATTTCCACCGTGGTGCTGCCCATGACGCTGGTGGCCGGCATCTACGGCATGAACTTCGAGCATATGCCCGAACTGCATTGGACCGTTGGCTACCCCCTGGCGTTAAGCATGATGGCCACGCTGGGGATTGGCTCGTTTGTCTTCTTCCGCTGGAAGAAATGGATCTGACCGCGAATCCGCCGCAACCCCGTTCGATCGCTTCACTTCTGGAAGATCTCCCGAATTCGAACGATCGAACGATTGCGAGCAACTCGGCAGATCATCCCCCAAAGGTGGGTTTATCGCGCCATCGGGCCAACACGCGCTGCACATCGGCGACATCGGATTCATCGACGCCGTCACGGTAACGGTACTTGGCTTCCAATGCCGCCAGCAGATATTCCCAGTAGGCACGGGGCGGCTCGGCGACCGGCTCCCAATCGGAGCGGCGGCTGACTTTGCTGAAAAACTTCCATTTTCGAGCAAATCGCTCGGCCTTCACAAACACCCGCTCGCCGGATTGTTCATCATCCTCGGTCCACTTAATTTCCATGCTTAACTCTCTGACGGCAGGGTATTCCACAACAGGCGAATGCAACTGAGCAGGAACCCCATGGATCCGTACCCCATCGCAATCAGGAGGGTATATGACACCGGCGACGCCGCCAATAATCCCGTCCAGACGCTGAGTTCCCAGGCGTGTTTCGGCTCGACAGGTCGCTCGGCAATCATCAATTTGCGTTCGCGCTCCAAGATCCGATCCCGACGCGGGTTCCCCTCGGGCAAATCGTCGGCGTCCAACAGGTCATCCAAGAGTTCCGGCCGCTGACGCGATGCGGGCCGATCCTCATCCGGATCGCCGGGCAATTGCTTGGGTCGCGGTGCCATGCGATTGCGATGCTGCCGATTGCGTTCCGCCAGCGACAATCGCTTGTTCGACGGATTATCATCCTCGTTGGCGTTCCCCTTGGCACGCTTGCGAGGCGTCTGCGGCGGATCGCGGTCGGAATCGCCATCCCGATCGTCATCCAACTTGGACCGTCTCCGTGCCGGGCGGCGGGTGGTATCCGCATCCAACGGCAGAATCGGCGATTGGGGCCGACTCGGGAGATCATCTTGGGCCAACGGAATCGCTTCACTCAGGCCATCGAATTCATCCGCGGCAGGAGTCGTCGCTCGGCTCCCCGCGCCGCTCGACGCATTCAGCGAATAGCCCGTCACTTCCCCATCGGAATCGAAGATCGGTCGATCTTCCAGCGCAGGGGAATCGACATTGCTGGCAATCTGCGGCGGTGGAGCCTCCCAGGGATCGACCGCTTGCACGGCTCGCGGCGCGGCTGACTCCGAATCGGTCGCCCGCTTGCGATTGCCGGACTTGCGATTGGCCGCATTCGCGGAATCACCTTCCGCTTTTGCCGCCGACTTCGCAAATGGATCGCGGGTGAAGGTGAGCAAAAAGGCAAATCGGCCAATGATGCGCGAATAAATCGGAATCATCAGCCCCAGCAGCACGCCGCCGGCAATCGTGCTGATAAAGCCACCGCCACGGTGCCCCAGCAGCATTTGCACGCCCAGCCCGGCCACCAGCAACACCGGCGCACTCAGCAGCAGGAGCATGACCACCTGCACGGGCCGCTGAATTCCGCGCAGCAAAATCGACAGCGACAACGGCTGATACCGGGAAACCGCCGTCATGGAGGATAGCAGCACAAGGGGGAAGACCAGCCAACAACTGAGCATGGTAGCGGGCACCACATAGCCACGCCCCCAGCCGATGAACGCGATCAGATTCAACGGCACCGCCGAAACGAATAGCAAGTACGTCAGATCGAGCGCACGATAGGCCCAATCGGTCAGCGGTTCATCCGGCCAGCGCAGTTCCCGACTCCCCGCTGCGGTACTCTCGAAAATCACAAAGAACGCATGCGCGGCAATGGCGCTGAGCATCAGTGCCAGAATCGATGTCGCCACGATGAGCATGGGAATCAGAAATGCTGCCGGTGCACCATCCATCGGCTCATGCTCCCTTCAATGGGCCGATCGAGGATCGGCGCGAATCAGTTCTGATCGAATCGCGGTTTGGCAAACAGCACCACGCTGGTCGCAATCCCCGCAATCACCACCACCAACGCCAGCAGCCCCCACTTCAGCCGGGCCACCCATTCCTCGTCGCCCAGAATCGCATTCAGCCCCAAAATCGCGGGCACCACCGTGGCCAGCGCACCGGAGATGCGCACCACCCATTCCATCCGCTCCCGATTTTGCGCCTGCAAATACTGGTCCAACTCCTGGGCCTGATCCGTGACTTCTTTCAGCAGCGTCTCATTCTCCAGCGCCCCTTGCCAACGTCGCCATAAGTATAGGCCGCGTTCCTTCAGGGTGATCTGGCTGAAGCAGCATTGATTGCGGAATGCGAGCAGATCGTGTCGCAATCGCCGAAGAATGCGCCGACTCCGCCGCCCGCCGCTGGTCAGACTCGGAATATCCGCCAATCGCTCGTACAGCAGCAACAGCGTCACACGCTGCAACATCGCCAACAAAAAGACATCGAAATAATACGTCCGATGATACTCCGCCAGGTAGGTTTCATCGAAGGGTTCGTTGTTGAACGCCACCAACTGCGAACCTTCTTTGACAAATCCCTGCCAGCGAACGAACAGCCAATTCCGCAGTCCCTTTTCGCGGGCATTCTTCGCCGCTTCGCGCGTTTCGTCATCGAAGGTCAGCATCGCACATTTGCGAATCAGCACTTCGTTGGGCTGCACTTCCTCGAAGGCAGTCTGCTTATCCAAGCAGCTAAACGCATAATACAGCATGCGATCGCCATACAGCAATTCCACCGGCAACGGGTCGGTCGCATTCAACAGCGTCGGCAGTGGCGCGTGTAATCCCGGTTGCGTTGGCCCGAATTCCAGCAGAAAATGCGACACCCATTGCCGCATGTGCAGTTTGTGCGTGGGCGTCTCGAAGATTGGCAGCGGCTGCCCCAGATACAACGGCTCCAGTTGCCGCAGCATCCCCAACGCCTTCATCTGTTCTTCGAAACTGGCCAAGGGCGATTCGCAGCGAAAATCCAAAATCAGGAAACCGACTTCAAACGGTGATAGCAACAACTCCACCGATTGCAGCCGCAGATCGGCCACAAACCGGGCATTGTCGATGTTGTCCGCCCCGTGCAACTGCCCCCGCAACTTCTCCCCAGCCGATAGTCCCAACGCCTCGGGTCGCAGCCGATAATGCCGACACCCCCGCTTGGAATCGGTGGCCAATGGGAAGAAAAATCCGCGGATGTACGGCAGAAAATACGCCACCCGCTCCGAATCGATCCGTTCGCTGGGATCATACTCGCGAGGAATCCACCGCGGCGATTGCTCCAACTTCGCAATCTGCGCCCCACGCCCCCGATATCGAAACGGCAACACCACCAGCGAATGATGCGCCGCCAGTCGTAACGCCGTCGATGCTGTTTCGTTTGTCGAAATCACATCTCACGCTCCCATTCTCACCTCGCCAAGTGTCCCACTTCGCGGCAAAATATCGCCAACAGCAACCGCCGCAACGCAACCGCCCGGAGCCATCGCATGCCCGTTCAGCCGATTCTCGCCACGCTTGGTTACGTCTTCTCCGAAGACCAAAGCCGCGTTCTCATGGTTCACCGCAACCGCCGCCCCGATGATTGGCACCATGGCAAGTATAACGGACTGGGCGGGAAACTCGAACCCAACGAAGATATTGTCACCGGAATGAAGCGCGAAATCACGGAAGAAGCCGGAATCACGTGCACCGAGATGCATCTCGCGGGCACCATCCTCTGGCCCGGCTTCGGCAAACATGGCGAAGATTGGTTCGGATTTCTGTTCCGCATCACCCGATTCACCGGCACCCCCTTCCCCCACAACCCCGAAGGCGATCTACTCTGGATCCCGATTGAACACATTCTCACGCTCAACCTCTGGGAAGGCGACAAATTCTTCCTGCCACGGCTGCTCGATCCCCAATCCCCCCCCTTCCACGGCGTCATGCCCTACGCCAACGGCCTCCCACTCTCCTGGTCCGTTCAGACATTGCCCTAACCCGTTCTCCATCCATGAGTTGTCGTCCCGGCGATGCCAAACAGGGACTCCGCCATTCCCCCCGACAAACGGGGAACGGAGTCCCCTCGACGAACCCCATCTTCGCTGCGCTCATCTTCCGAGACGTGCCTCGTCTGCGACCACTCCCGCCTCGGCAAATCCTCCCGGCAGTGGGACCACTTCGGCGTTCCGGTGGGCACAGTCAAAAAGAAAGAGCGGGATGCTTCATCGACTTCATGCGCCGTTGATCGATGCCCCTTCAGAACCGACTGATTTCGCCGCCTCTCTCCGTTTTCTTCTGGGGAATCCAATGCATGAGGTTATTTTCCCCAGGGAGTTTTTCGGATCGGCCACGTCGTTGGAATGTTTGTCCAGTACATTGCAAACGGATCAAAATGACTGCTCGCGAGTAGGGATTTGCCATCCGGCGAAAAGACAAGATTCGAGCTTGGCCACGGTCCCGATTCCAATCGGAGACTGAGGAATTTCGTCTGCTTTCCGATTAACACATATTGAATGGTCGAATCCAGGTGGCTGACGGCTAACCAATCATTCTTCGGCGAAATCGCACAGTTAACGGGTGAATCGACCGGAATCACAAGAGCAGGATTCCGAATATTGCCAATGTCAAACACCAGGATCGCTCCCTCTTCAAACCCGATCGCAAATCGATCGGCCGAGAGGTGGCCACAAGCCGCGTTCTTCAATTTTTCGTGAACATACAATTCCGAGCGTTTCGTGCCGATATTTGTCGATCGAATTTTTCCGGTTAATGTGAAATGGATGATCTGTGATCCAGTCGGGTCAAATCCCAGCGGAATCACGGGTTCCCGACTCACCGGAATGGTTGATGTGACCTTCAAATCATTGGTGTTGAGCATCACAAGATTTCCAGCTTTGTCTCCAACCGCAATTTGCGATCCATCGGGGGTCATCGCGAATGGAACCCCCATTCCCATCGGGATGGTTTTCTTGCACTTGGCCTGATTTGTTTTCAGGCTCCAGAGGATGATTTCGCCATCCTCCGAGAGAGAGATTAGCCGTTCATCGTTGTGAAGGAATGCTACTCCCGTGATCTTGCGGCGATGCCCCGAAAGCCGCGCGATCGAACGAAATGGTTGCTGGGAAAAAAGAACCAGATCATATTGGTCCGACTTGTGAGTTGCGATCGCCAGCGCAATCATCGATCCCGAAGACGAAAAACAGGAAGCGCGAACTCCTCCGCCGCCGTCTGGATGTTTTGCGTCGGCTTTGTGATCCTTTCCACCAATCAACTCAAATGTTGGCAACTGAGCGTGAATGGGATTCGCACCGCTTATTCCAAGGATACTCGCCATGAGGCCAACCACCAATCGATTCATCAGCGCGTTCCTCGCATTGAAAATTCCTTGCACCGCAGCAGGCCATTCATCCCGAGCGGGGCGGGAGGGAATCCAAGATGATTTCCCCGCTTCCGTTGCCGGGAAATCGTTGGATGATTTTCGAACGAATCGGCAGTCTACCGATTGTTCCCCATCCCTTGCAGCGCCAATATCAATTCACCCGAACAACGACAGTCCCGAACAACCAGACAACCAATTGAAACAAATGAAATCTGGGGTCGTGACTTACCGTCTCCGGGCGTCGCGTGCCAATCGAAGCCAGCGACCGAATTGAGTTTGACGGCGGATCTGTGGTCGCGGTCCCCATTCCAACCTCGGAAGCGCTCGCGCCTCGCCGTCCGGAGACGGAGAGGCGCGGTTCCCTGCCGCATCCTACGAATTGCCCGATGGTTACGGCAGGTCGACGACTTCGCCGCCGTTGCGGGTGAGCATGGCTTTGAGGATGTCGTTGGTGAAGGATTTACTCGGAAGGCGGCGGACGGAACCGTCGGTCATGCCGATGACGATGCGGGAATCGGGGCGGCCCTTCAGGAATCCGGTGAGCCAATCGTTGCCGGTGGGCGTCCAGTCATCGGGTTTGGTCCAGATCACCGCTTGATCCTTGGGCATTTCGACGAGCAGAATCGTGTTGCTGGTGCCATCGGTAAAATCCCGAAGAGATAGTCTGGGTTTCGTCGGGTCCAATCCCAGGGATTTTCCGGTGGGACGTTGGATGATTGTCTTCCCGTTCGGCACACCCGGCGAGGCAAAGATTTCGGGCATTTTTTCGATTAGCGGCTTGTTGTTGGGGCTATCCCAAGGCTCATCGAGTTTGAATTGATTGTACAACGCTTGTTGTTCCAGGTACGGCAGCATCAGCACACGCCAACTGAGCAGTGGCTTGCCAGCCTTGTCGGTCAGATTCGAGGCCGCGACACCATAGACATCATGAAAACTATGATACGCCAACGCGATTTGCTTGAAATGATTGACGATGCGCGTGTTGCTAAGCGTGGTATCGGTGGGAAACAGCTCCTTCATGACTCTCGCCGCCGACTGGATTGCCGGCAGTTGCAGCACCAGGGAATTTCCTTGGCGTTTGAACTGGAGCGTGGCCATCAACAGCAAGGCGGCTTTGGGGTTGGCTTGCAAGAACGGCTTGCCATTATCCAGCAAGTCTTGCATCAGCAGCAGTTGGCCGACGGTACTGATCAATTTGCCAAGCTGATCGCGTGCTTCGGGGCTGGTCGCGGCGATGGTCAGCGTGGCGGTGCGTGCCGGATCGCTGGCGATGGTGAGGCGAATCGACTCCAACCCCTTGGTGAGGGTGGTGATCGGGCCACCGCCAACGATTTGCGGCATTTCCGGGCTGATCTGCTCGAACACGGTGCGAACCGTGGGCGATGCGGAGATGATCACGCTCACCAGCGCATCCCGAGTCTCGGCGTGGGCCTTTTCCAAATCCGGTCGCAGACTGGACATGAAGTTGCGATACGGCGTCAACTGCTCCGCTTTCATTCCCAGCAGCAGCCAATCGCCGACTCGCAGCGCTGCCCCGAGTCGCATTTTCTCGCGGAGCGTGGCATCTTGGTCGGCTTTGCCCGGTCGATGCACCAAGAATACGGGTGAATCGGTGAGTTGCAGCGGCGACAGCACCAGATAAAGCTGATCGATTCCCGCATCGGCAATGAATTGAAGTGGATTCACCTGGAGTTCGTCGGGGGGCACGGCACCGGGCGGCAACAGTTGCAGCAGTTCCTTGACAAGTGCAAGAGTTTGAGGATTGCCAGTCGCCACTCGAACAATAATCAAACTATCATCATTGAGGACCGCAGCCAAACTGGGCAGTGCCACCGGCTTGGCCGACGGTGCGGTGTCATCGGCGCGAGTCTCGGCTCGCGGAATCGCCACGAGCGCCACAAGCGCCCCCAACCCCA
This DNA window, taken from Tuwongella immobilis, encodes the following:
- the corA gene encoding magnesium/cobalt transporter CorA, giving the protein MIRIYRWDQASGCGRFLQLSELPTTIQEACAEQVVWWIDLENPTTEEEARIYREFLPIHPLTIEDITRIRRLPDDGQPHLPKVEEFRDYLFVITNPIPLGSTVDALEQPMQPTQLSAVLTRHVLITHHYMPLEAITSVVRYLERHDEQGERGPDYLFHLILDVQVDGYAPLLDRIVDELETIEESIYERTMASLLNRLLQVKRRILGLRKTLILEREVLARLNRGEFQLVDAREVVYYRNVYDHLVRYTELIESGREMVTDLMQSHMTAISNRLNEIMKVLAMISTVVLPMTLVAGIYGMNFEHMPELHWTVGYPLALSMMATLGIGSFVFFRWKKWI
- a CDS encoding NUDIX hydrolase, whose product is MPVQPILATLGYVFSEDQSRVLMVHRNRRPDDWHHGKYNGLGGKLEPNEDIVTGMKREITEEAGITCTEMHLAGTILWPGFGKHGEDWFGFLFRITRFTGTPFPHNPEGDLLWIPIEHILTLNLWEGDKFFLPRLLDPQSPPFHGVMPYANGLPLSWSVQTLP
- a CDS encoding WD40 repeat domain-containing protein; the encoded protein is MNRLVVGLMASILGISGANPIHAQLPTFELIGGKDHKADAKHPDGGGGVRASCFSSSGSMIALAIATHKSDQYDLVLFSQQPFRSIARLSGHRRKITGVAFLHNDERLISLSEDGEIILWSLKTNQAKCKKTIPMGMGVPFAMTPDGSQIAVGDKAGNLVMLNTNDLKVTSTIPVSREPVIPLGFDPTGSQIIHFTLTGKIRSTNIGTKRSELYVHEKLKNAACGHLSADRFAIGFEEGAILVFDIGNIRNPALVIPVDSPVNCAISPKNDWLAVSHLDSTIQYVLIGKQTKFLSLRLESGPWPSSNLVFSPDGKSLLASSHFDPFAMYWTNIPTTWPIRKTPWGK
- a CDS encoding DUF1559 family PulG-like putative transporter, whose product is MRFSWLRSTLLLLMGLGALVALVAIPRAETRADDTAPSAKPVALPSLAAVLNDDSLIIVRVATGNPQTLALVKELLQLLPPGAVPPDELQVNPLQFIADAGIDQLYLVLSPLQLTDSPVFLVHRPGKADQDATLREKMRLGAALRVGDWLLLGMKAEQLTPYRNFMSSLRPDLEKAHAETRDALVSVIISASPTVRTVFEQISPEMPQIVGGGPITTLTKGLESIRLTIASDPARTATLTIAATSPEARDQLGKLISTVGQLLLMQDLLDNGKPFLQANPKAALLLMATLQFKRQGNSLVLQLPAIQSAARVMKELFPTDTTLSNTRIVNHFKQIALAYHSFHDVYGVAASNLTDKAGKPLLSWRVLMLPYLEQQALYNQFKLDEPWDSPNNKPLIEKMPEIFASPGVPNGKTIIQRPTGKSLGLDPTKPRLSLRDFTDGTSNTILLVEMPKDQAVIWTKPDDWTPTGNDWLTGFLKGRPDSRIVIGMTDGSVRRLPSKSFTNDILKAMLTRNGGEVVDLP